A section of the Kribbella sp. HUAS MG21 genome encodes:
- a CDS encoding TetR/AcrR family transcriptional regulator, which produces MSQTSSSGARLRPGERRAQILAAARRVLLADPHRELTVELVAAEAGVSPALLFHYFGSKKKFQYAVIEEAAAEVMLRTAPDPALPPAERLRSGIRAFVRAVLEAPQLYRATLLMSAAGDPEIRALHSDLRRVFSEWVIAAVAERGIEVTPVVELACHGWQGYVEQTLLVWIDNPTVSPDALEHLCEHSLDAILSTTSLEPTSE; this is translated from the coding sequence ATGAGCCAGACCTCTTCCTCCGGCGCCCGGCTGCGGCCCGGCGAGCGGCGGGCGCAGATCCTCGCGGCCGCGCGCCGGGTGCTGCTCGCGGACCCGCACCGCGAGCTCACGGTCGAGCTCGTCGCCGCCGAGGCCGGGGTCTCCCCCGCGTTGCTGTTCCACTACTTCGGCTCGAAGAAGAAGTTCCAGTACGCCGTCATCGAGGAGGCGGCCGCCGAGGTGATGCTGCGGACGGCGCCGGACCCGGCGCTGCCCCCGGCCGAACGGCTGCGCTCCGGGATCCGCGCGTTCGTGCGCGCCGTCCTCGAAGCCCCGCAGCTCTACCGCGCCACGCTCCTGATGTCCGCGGCCGGCGACCCGGAGATCCGCGCGCTGCACTCGGACCTGCGGCGCGTGTTCAGCGAGTGGGTGATCGCCGCGGTCGCCGAGCGTGGCATCGAGGTCACCCCCGTCGTCGAGCTCGCCTGCCACGGCTGGCAGGGTTACGTCGAGCAGACCCTGCTGGTGTGGATCGACAACCCGACCGTGTCGCCGGACGCTCTCGAGCACCTGTGCGAGCACTCGCTGGACGCGATCCTCTCGACCACCAGCCTCGAGCCGACCTCCGAATGA
- a CDS encoding SDR family oxidoreductase: MRPLAGQVVLITGASRGIGAAVARKLAQDGAKLALVGLEPDELKKVAEDCGPDAGWWEADVTDADSLRAAVEGIAARYGRIDVVMANAGIAAPGFTRSMDPKAWERVIDVNLLGVWKTVNLTLPYLLESKGYLLLVSSLAAIVHIPGLASYNVAKAGVEAMGDTLRPELKHLGVRVGVAHMTFVDTDMVRGVDTHPVFGKVRTGIPLVSKTYSLEFAVGKFVEGIRKRSRTVHVPGWIGALKVVRWVLPHVIEAGSRFSVPKADKAALADIQTRGAEASSRPTGAGGQADAVKASRK, from the coding sequence ATGCGTCCGTTGGCCGGTCAAGTCGTGCTCATCACCGGCGCCTCCCGGGGGATCGGCGCCGCGGTCGCCCGGAAGCTGGCGCAGGACGGCGCGAAGCTCGCGCTGGTCGGCCTGGAGCCCGACGAGCTGAAGAAGGTCGCTGAGGACTGCGGCCCGGACGCCGGCTGGTGGGAGGCGGACGTGACCGACGCCGACTCGCTGCGGGCGGCCGTCGAGGGGATCGCGGCGCGGTACGGCCGGATCGACGTCGTGATGGCGAATGCCGGGATCGCGGCGCCGGGCTTCACCCGGAGCATGGACCCGAAGGCGTGGGAGCGCGTCATCGACGTCAACCTGCTCGGTGTCTGGAAGACGGTCAACCTGACCTTGCCGTACCTGCTCGAGAGCAAGGGCTACCTGCTGCTCGTGTCCTCGCTGGCCGCGATCGTGCACATCCCGGGTCTGGCGTCGTACAACGTGGCGAAGGCCGGTGTCGAGGCGATGGGCGACACGTTGCGGCCGGAGCTCAAGCATCTCGGTGTCCGGGTCGGCGTCGCGCACATGACGTTCGTCGACACCGACATGGTGCGCGGTGTCGACACGCACCCGGTGTTCGGCAAGGTGCGGACCGGGATCCCGCTGGTGAGCAAGACGTACTCGCTGGAGTTCGCGGTCGGCAAGTTCGTCGAGGGCATCCGGAAGCGGTCGCGGACCGTCCACGTGCCCGGCTGGATCGGCGCATTGAAGGTGGTGCGCTGGGTGCTTCCGCACGTCATCGAGGCGGGGTCGCGGTTCAGCGTGCCGAAGGCGGACAAGGCGGCGCTCGCCGACATCCAGACCCGCGGTGCCGAGGCCTCGTCGCGGCCGACCGGCGCCGGGGGACAGGCCGACGCGGTGAAGGCTTCGCGGAAGTGA
- a CDS encoding S9 family peptidase: MPEISSPNSSVTPPVAARKPVERTHHGDTFVDDYEWLRDKTNDEVLDYLRAENAYTEARTAHLESLREAIFKEISDRTLQTDLSVPARRGGYWYYSRTIEGKQYALHCRVKVAGDQPPATDGEIAGEEVMLDGNEVAGDSEFFSLGTVDVSPDGRLLAYSVDLKGDERFTLRIKNLETGELLPDELPEVHYGSAWSADGSTIFYTKVDDAWRPYQVWRHALGSPGNDSGDVLVMEETDERFWVGVDLTRNEQAIMIALGSKLTSEVWLLDANDPAGDPVVVAPRREGVEYDVEHAGDQLLITHNADAANFSLASAPLDAPGDWTTLLEGDETSRLLGADAFADHVILYRRRNALTELAIMRRTGDGFGAPEVLEFEEPIYTVSPGRNDEWHDTRYRFGYTSLVTPGSTYDVDVATGERRLLKQQPVLGGVDTSDYTQYREWATAPDGTQVPISMVARKDVAKDGNAPVVLYGYGSYEHSVDPWFSIPRLSLLDRGVVFAIAHVRGGGELGRHWYDDGKMLTKRNTFTDFVAAAEHLVQAGWTKPERIVAQGGSAGGLLMGAVANLAPQAFGGIVAEVPFVDALTTILDPSLPLTVIEWEEWGNPLENPDVYAYMKSYSPYENVTAQRYPRILAITSLNDTRVFYVEPAKWVAKLRATAAGDSDVLLKTEMEAGHGGRSGRYDAWREIAYSLAWELDVLGLS; encoded by the coding sequence ATGCCAGAGATTTCTTCCCCGAACTCTTCTGTTACGCCGCCCGTCGCCGCCCGGAAGCCGGTCGAGCGGACCCACCACGGCGACACGTTCGTCGACGACTACGAGTGGTTGCGGGACAAGACGAACGACGAGGTGCTGGACTACCTGCGGGCCGAGAACGCCTACACCGAGGCCCGCACCGCGCACCTGGAATCGTTGCGCGAGGCAATCTTCAAGGAGATCTCGGACCGCACCCTGCAGACCGACCTGAGCGTCCCGGCGCGGCGCGGCGGCTACTGGTACTACTCGCGCACGATCGAGGGCAAGCAGTACGCGCTGCACTGCCGGGTCAAGGTGGCCGGTGACCAGCCGCCCGCGACCGACGGCGAGATCGCGGGCGAGGAGGTCATGCTCGACGGCAACGAGGTGGCCGGCGACTCCGAGTTCTTCTCGCTCGGCACCGTCGACGTCTCCCCCGACGGCCGGCTGCTGGCGTACTCCGTCGACCTCAAGGGCGACGAGCGCTTCACGCTGCGGATCAAGAACCTGGAGACCGGCGAGCTGCTGCCGGACGAGCTGCCCGAGGTGCACTACGGCTCGGCCTGGTCCGCGGACGGGTCGACGATCTTCTACACCAAGGTCGACGACGCCTGGCGGCCGTACCAGGTCTGGCGGCACGCGCTGGGCAGTCCTGGGAATGATTCTGGCGACGTCCTGGTGATGGAGGAGACCGACGAGCGGTTCTGGGTCGGTGTCGACCTGACCCGCAACGAGCAGGCGATCATGATCGCGCTCGGCAGCAAGCTGACCAGCGAGGTCTGGCTGCTCGACGCGAACGACCCGGCGGGCGACCCGGTCGTGGTGGCGCCGCGCCGCGAGGGCGTCGAGTACGACGTCGAGCACGCCGGCGACCAGTTGCTCATCACGCACAACGCGGACGCCGCCAACTTCTCGCTGGCCTCCGCACCGCTCGACGCCCCCGGCGACTGGACCACGTTGCTCGAGGGCGACGAGACCAGCCGGCTGCTCGGCGCGGACGCGTTCGCCGACCACGTCATCCTGTACCGGCGGCGCAACGCGCTCACCGAGCTCGCGATCATGCGGCGTACCGGCGACGGCTTCGGCGCTCCCGAGGTGCTGGAGTTCGAGGAGCCGATCTACACCGTCTCCCCCGGCCGCAACGACGAGTGGCACGACACCCGGTACCGCTTCGGCTACACCTCGCTGGTCACGCCCGGTTCGACGTACGACGTGGACGTCGCGACCGGCGAGCGGCGGCTGCTCAAGCAGCAGCCCGTGCTCGGCGGCGTCGACACGAGCGACTACACGCAGTACCGCGAATGGGCGACGGCGCCGGACGGGACGCAGGTGCCGATCTCGATGGTCGCGCGCAAGGACGTCGCGAAGGACGGGAACGCGCCGGTCGTGCTGTACGGGTACGGGTCGTACGAGCACTCGGTCGACCCCTGGTTCTCGATCCCGCGGCTGTCGCTGCTCGACCGCGGCGTGGTGTTCGCGATCGCGCACGTGCGCGGCGGCGGCGAGCTCGGCCGGCACTGGTACGACGACGGCAAGATGCTCACCAAGCGCAACACGTTCACCGACTTCGTCGCGGCCGCCGAGCACCTCGTGCAGGCCGGCTGGACGAAGCCCGAGCGGATCGTCGCGCAGGGCGGGAGCGCCGGCGGCCTGCTGATGGGCGCGGTCGCGAACCTCGCGCCGCAGGCCTTCGGCGGGATCGTGGCCGAGGTCCCGTTCGTGGACGCGCTGACCACGATTCTCGACCCGTCGCTGCCGCTCACGGTGATCGAGTGGGAGGAATGGGGCAATCCGCTCGAGAACCCCGACGTCTACGCGTACATGAAGTCCTACTCGCCGTACGAGAACGTCACCGCGCAGCGCTATCCGCGGATCCTGGC
- the xth gene encoding exodeoxyribonuclease III, whose translation MLTVATVNVNGIRAAFRRGMGPWLRDTDPDLLLMQEVRAPDDVLREALGGDWHIAHAEPAIDGHKGRAGVAVASRRPIKDERGEIGPERFIGSGRWVEADVALPDGSLLTAISTYVFTGEFETPPRQEEKYAFLDAITHRLGELRADGRHVLLCGDLNIAHREVDLKAWKANRKKSGFLPEERAWMDRLFEAGWVDLGRRFGGDGPGPYSWWSWRGKAFDNDAGWRIDYQIASPEFAALARNCVVHRAPTYAQRWSDHAPVVATYGI comes from the coding sequence GTGCTGACGGTTGCCACGGTGAACGTGAACGGGATCAGGGCCGCCTTCCGGCGCGGCATGGGGCCCTGGCTGCGGGACACCGACCCGGATTTGCTGCTGATGCAGGAAGTCCGGGCGCCGGACGACGTACTGCGGGAGGCCCTCGGCGGTGACTGGCACATCGCCCACGCCGAGCCGGCCATCGACGGGCACAAGGGCCGGGCCGGGGTCGCAGTGGCGAGCCGGCGGCCGATCAAGGACGAGCGCGGTGAGATCGGGCCGGAGCGGTTCATCGGCAGCGGGCGGTGGGTCGAGGCGGACGTGGCGCTGCCCGACGGCTCGCTGCTCACCGCGATCAGCACATACGTCTTCACCGGGGAGTTCGAGACGCCGCCGCGGCAGGAGGAGAAGTACGCGTTCCTGGACGCGATCACGCACCGGCTCGGCGAGCTGCGCGCGGACGGGCGGCACGTGCTGCTGTGCGGCGACCTGAACATCGCGCACCGCGAGGTCGACCTGAAGGCCTGGAAGGCGAACCGGAAGAAGAGCGGCTTCCTGCCCGAGGAACGCGCCTGGATGGACCGGCTGTTCGAGGCCGGCTGGGTCGACCTCGGCCGCCGCTTCGGCGGCGACGGCCCGGGCCCGTACTCGTGGTGGTCGTGGCGCGGCAAGGCCTTCGACAACGACGCCGGCTGGCGGATCGACTACCAGATCGCGTCCCCGGAGTTCGCCGCGCTGGCCCGGAACTGCGTGGTGCACCGGGCGCCGACGTACGCCCAGCGGTGGAGCGATCACGCCCCGGTCGTCGCGACGTACGGGATCTGA